GGGCACGGGGTTCGGATGGAGTCCCGCCGCGATCAGGCCGGCGATGTGAGCAATGTCCACCATCAGGTAGGCGCCGACGGACTTGGCGATCTGCTGGAACCGCGGAAAATCAATGATTCGCGAATAGGCGCTGGCCCCCACCACGATCATCTTGGGGCGGCATTCCTCCGCCCGCTTCTGGACCACGTCGTAATCGATCTGTTCGGTGTCGCGGTCGACGCCGTAGGAGAAGGCCTGGAACAGGATGCCGGAGAAGTTCACCTTGCTGCCGTGGGTCAGGTGGCCGCCTTGCGCGAGGTCCATCCCGAGGATGGCATCCCCCGGCTTGAGGACCGCGAGATAGGCCGCCATGTTGGCCTGCGAGCCGGAATGCGGCTGCACGTTGACGTGCTCCGCGCCGAAAATCTGCTTGGCTCGCTCGATCGCCAAGGTTTCCACCGCATCCACGTGCTGGCAACCGCCATAGTAGCGCTTGCCCGGATAGCCTTCGGCATACTTGTTCGTCATCAAGCAGCCTTGGGCGGCCAGCACGGCGGGGCTGGCGAAGTTTTCCGACGCGATCAGCAGGAGCTTCTCGCGCTGGCGCTGCTCCTCCGCCTGAATCGCCTCATAGACGTCGAGATCGGTGGCTTTCAACGCCTCCAAAGTTCCTATCGCATCGCTCATGCGGGCCTCGATGTGTGAGTCGTGGGAATTGGCGTGGTTCGGGTTGTTTCTGTTTCGATTCCGTTCTACCTGACCGGCTGCGGTCCGCGGCTGTCGTAGTAGCTAGGATGTCGCCTGGGCGGCTTCCGCCGGCGCCTCTTCCTGCTGCTTCACGACATGCACGGCGACCGCGGCGGTCACCTCCCGCGGCAGCTTGATCGCCACCGTGTGTGTGCCCAGTTCCTTGATCGGATGGGCCAATTGAACCTTGCGGCGATCGACCGTAAAGCCTTGGGCGGCCAATCCGTCGGCGATGTCCTTGTTCGTGACCGATCCGAACAGCTTGTCGTCCTTGCCGACCTGGACCGGGATCGTCAGCGACACGGCCGAGATCTTCTTGGCGTGGGCTTCGATTTCCAGCCGTTCCTTCTGGGCCCGCTCGGCCGCCACCCGCTTGGCGTGCTCGAATTCCTTCACGTTCCTGGTGCTGGCCTCCACCGCCTTGCGGCGGGGCAACAGAAAATTCCGCGCAAACCCGTCGGTGACATCCAGGACGTCGCCGAGATTGCCGATGCCTTCCAATGTCTCCTGCAAAATGACCTTCATAGCCCCTGCTCCTTGACTGGTGAAAAGACCGTTCACCATACAGGCCACCGGCACCGAAAGTCAACGAGATTGCGGGGATGCGTTGCAGGCCATCACGCATGCGAAGGACCGGGACGGTCCTGGCTGGATGGCGGGGTAGCGCACCAACTGACTCACGATTTCAGCTCCAGGCCGGCCGAACGATGGCTGGACGACCGGAGGCACAATTCAGTATGGTGCACTGCCCACGGGCGGCCGGAGCCGGCGTCACAGGTGGGTAAAGGGTAACGGACCATGTCGATCCTGACCTCTATTGAACAAAGTGCCGCCAAGCTGAAAGCCTGGCGCCATTCACCGGATGCCGCCCGCTTCGATGCACCGATCGAGGCGCTCCACTTCCAGCGGCAAGCGACCGTCGGCACGCTCCACCTGTACCGAGCGGATCTGCCGCCCGGCGCGACCTTACTCGACGATGTGCCGGTCACCATTGTCTTGCCGGAGGGGATGGAGCCGACCGAAGGGCTGGTGCTGGCACAGGAAGGGTCGCAGGCGCTGATCCAGATCGTGGACGATCTTGGAGCGCAACAGGCTTCGGCGACGATCGTGCCAGATAGCAGCGCCTTTGTCGATGCGGCGGCGCGGCGGCTGGCCGACATCCTCGCCAAGTCCGCTGCCTATACACTCGGCCCGGCCGAACGGCTGACCGGATTGCTGGAGGGTGATCCCGCGCAGGCGGCCCAAACCATGAGGGCGGCCGGGACCTCGGTCCTCACGACCCTATGGGCCGACAATCTGGCGGAACGGCGCAGCCGCCTGGCGACGCTGCTGGTCGAGTTGGTCCGGGCCAACAAGCGCGTCCTGCTGATCAGCCCCGACCATCGAATGTCGGACGACATGACGGCAAGCCTGGCCAAGAGTCTCAAAGCGGCCGGCCTCACCTATAAGACCTATCTCACCAGGTACGAGGTGGCGGTTGAGCGGGAGCGGCTGGGCATCCAACTGACGGAGCTGGGGTTCGAGGCGCAGATGCATCAATTCTTTGCGAAGTCACGGGCGGACAAGGCGGCCCTGCGCCGCAAGTACGAACGGTTCCGGGAGCTGACGCCAATCCTGGCCTACAAGGCGCAGAAGCAGCAGGAACTGGACGAGGTCCGGTTGCTCGAATGGCGCTTGATGACGCAGTTGACGGAATGCCGGACCAAGATCGCCGAGATCGATCAGATCGTCGCCCAGTATGAAGCCCTGCCGATCTGGAAGCGCCTCGCGATGCAGTCGGTGGGCAAGAACGTGGAGTCGTTGGCCGAGTACCGGCAGATCTATGACCAGCAGACTGTTGGCTTAAAGAAGGAATTGGACATCGCGAAGGCGCGCATCGATGAGCTGGCGCCGGAGGCGGCGGTCCCGCGCGACATGCGGCCGGAGTATGAGGAGCTCAAGGAAGAGGTCGTCCGGCTGGGCGGCACCAAGAAGATCCGCGAGCTGCTCGCAGCCGAAGAGGGCACGAACCGGCAGGCCTTCGTCCAGAACAAGCGGATCGTGGCCACGACAGCCGGGCGCGTCCTCAGCGATCCCCTGTTCGCGCGGGTGCGGTTCGACGTGCTGGTCGTAGACGAGGCGCCGCAGATCCCTGCGGCGTTCGTTCTGGGCGCGGCGGCCATCACGCGCGATCGCATCGTGCTCAGCGGCGAACTTCGCGACTTTGCCCTCACCGGCGCCTGGGACCTGAATCGCGAACTGTCGCTCGTCCGGCCGGATCGAGCGAGCAGCGCGGCGGTGGGACATTGAGGGTCGGGAAAAAGCCAAGACCAGAGGCCTCGTCACCTTGACGGAACCTCCACCCCTTCGCCATAATCAGGCCGCATCATCGATTCGGATCAAGAATCGTGAGGATGGTGCATTCGTCAGGCACGCTCAAAATGGCCTTCAACGAGGCCGCAGGGAGCCCGGCGACCGAGGCGTACTGGAGGTTGGTATGTCGAGGCAGATGGACGACTGAGAACGACGCGGGAGAGCATTTTCAGCAGCCTGTAAGTGCCGAAGTGGCGGAACTGGCAGACGCACTAGATTCAGGGTCTAGCGCCCTCCGGGGTGTCCGGGTTCAAATCCCGGCTTCGGCACCAAATCCATTTTCCACTTGGTTTCTCAAGCAATTCCACATCCGATCTCTCCAAAATCTAACCGATCTCTAACGCCTCATCCGTGGAGGACCGTTTCAAGAGCTGCGGCTGCCGCCTCTTGCATCGAAGGCTGAACGTGCGCGTACACGTCCAGCGTGATCGACGTATCCTTGTGTCCCAAGCGTTCCGAGACCACTTTGAGCGGCGTTCCCTGATTGAAGAGGAGCGTCGCGCAGGTATGGCGGAGGCCGTGAAACTTGATCTTCTTCACTCCGGCCTGCTTGAGGATCATCTGATACTCTCGTTGCCCGAGGTTGTTCATCTGAAGCGGCTGTCCAAACGCTTTCGCAAACATCAGTCCGTGATCCTTGTAGGCGGTCCCGAGTTCCAGCCGTCCTTTCGCCTGCTCAACCTTGTGTTTCCGAAGCAACGCGATCGTTCCCGGACTGAGTTGAATCGTCCGAGGCTGCCCATTCTTTGGCGGACCAAAGATCGGCTCTGGTCCTGGTTTGACCAATTGGCGGACAATTGACAGCATCCCGGTCTGAACATCCAAATCGGACCATTTCAGCCCGCACAACTCTGCCTTCCTTGCCCCGCTGTCTAGGGCCAGCGCGTAGAACGCCGCGGCTTGCGTTCCGGCTTCCTTGGCGACATCCAGAAACCGTTTTGCTTCCTGTTCATCCCAACAGTGCTCCATCACCTCTTTGCGGTCATGCTTGGCCCGAGGCTTTCCAATGACCAAATCGGCGACGTTGCGGGGAACTAGGTCCTGTTTGGTGGCAGCTTTGAGGGCGCTATAGAGAATGGCGTGATGCACCTGAAGGGTCGCTTTCTTGAGCGGTGAATGATCGTAATACTGCTGTAAGTGACTGGCTCGAAGGTCCGCGAGGCGGATATTCCCGATCTTCGGCTTGAGATGGTTCGTCACGACGGAGGAATAGGTCTCATAGGTCCTCTGCCGTTTATGGGGCGGCTTGATCGCCATCTGTAGCCACTCGTCGAGCCACTGACCAAGCGTCAACTTGGACGGTTCGATCACCTGGCCCGTGTTCACCTTCTGCAACAACTCGGTCAGCTTGTTCTCTGCGGCTTGCTTGGTCCCCCGAAACGTGACCCACTTCTGCTTGCGCTTGAGCAATCCGGTCTTGGGGTCGATTCTTCGCCCCAGATCCAACACCAGGTAATAGCTTCCATCGTGCCGCTGCGTGATGTGCCCCCTCATCGTGGTTTCCTCCTACTTCCTCAGTCCGGAGGCGATGATCGTTTCCGCACAGGCCGGATCATTCCTCACATCCTCCGGCCAGATCCATCCGAATGCCGTGGTCCAGACCGCTCCCACGTTCCGTGCCCGCATCGCCTCTAGCGCCTGCTGTTGCTTCCAATTCAGAGTGTTCATCTCACTCTCCCGCGCAGTTGACCTGGCTCAGTAATCTTCCGGGCGCATGATCGTCCATCCGTTCACTTCGTTTTCAATCAGCCAGAGACCCGGCGGGACCTGCCAGATGTCGCCCTTGTAGGACGCCAGGCGGATTTTTGTTTTGAGCATGGCTGCCAGCTCGGCCAGATACCCGGATGGATATTGGCCGTTGAGCTGGTCAAGGAGCACTTCGGCGGACCCTGTGAACGTGATCCCCGCCTTGGCGGCGGCCACTGGCAAGAGGAACGGTTCAAGGTCGGCCCAGAGCCCGCTCGTCATCCGGTTGACCGGCATGTCCCTGAACTGTCAAGGGTCACCCAAATTTCCCCAGTTATGGTCATCGAAAACTCCCCACCCTGGTTACGTGGTCGTGGCGGCTTCTTCGACGCGCACCAAACCGGCTTTAAGTTTCTCCTTGAGCCGGTACGAATGACCACGGATATTGATGGTGATGGCGTGGTGCAGGACCCGATCCAGGATCGCGGTCGCCAGCACCCGGTCCCCGAAGACCTCCCCCCAGGCCCCGAAACTCTGGTTACTGGTGAGAATCATCGGCCCCTTCTCGTAGCGACGCGAGATGAGTTGGAAAAACAAGTTGGCCCCGGTGCGGTCAATGGGCAGATAGCCGATCTCATCGATGATCAGTAACCGCGGGATCGTGTAGAGCTTCAGCTTGTCCTCCAGCCGATTCTCCGTCAGGGCTCGAGTCAGTGTGGCGATCATGGCGGCGGCCGTCGTGAACAACACCCGATAGCCTCGCTCGATCGCTTTGAGCCCCAGCCCGATGGCCAGGTGGCTTTTGCCGACCCCGGGCGGCCCCAAGATCACGAGATTCTCGCCGTGCTCGATGAAGTGGCAGGTGGCCACTTGCTGGATCTGCTTCTTATCCAGCGACGGCTGGTAGGCGAAGTCGAAGACCTCCAGACTCTTCACAAACGGAAACCGCGCGAGACTGGTGCGCATCGTAATGTTCTTCTCCGCTTTGGCGGTCACTTCTTCACTGAGGACCTGATCGAGGAAGTCCGCATACGACAGGTCCTTGGCCGCCGCCTCCTGTAAGAGGGCGTCGAGCCGCTCGCGGCTCTTCAGGAGCCGCAGCCGCGTCAGCTGTTCACGGAGCCGTTCCAGTTGCGCCGGGTTCATGGCTGCACCTCGTGCGCCGCCGCGCTCCCGCACACCGCCTCGTAGCACGCCAGATCCCGCACTTCGACCTCCGGGACCGCACCGGGGTGAGTGGCCAGTTCGCTCAGGGTTGACCGGCGCTGGCGCGCAATGCGGGCACTGGCGCCGGGGCCGTGCTCCGGCAGAATGCGGAATTGGTGGCGGCCGGGTAACACGGGATGGGTGGCCACCTCGCGGTCGCGATGGAAGATATGGATGGTGTCGCCCCGCCGTTGCGCCTCAACCCGTTGCCCAATCAGGCGGAAGGGCACGGAATACCGATTCGTGTCGAAGCTGACCAGATAGTCTTCAGCCACGATCCGCGAGACCCGCGCCTCCTGCTGGAAGCCGCGCTGGCCCGCCAGTGGCACGAGGTGCTCGCGTTCTCGCTCAAACCGCGCGATCGGTCGCTCATGAGTCGTGCCGTGCAGGCGCTGGTCGGCGATCGTCACGTTCCATTCGTCGAGCTGGGCCTGGAAGTCCACCACGTCGACAAACGTCCGCCCGGGCAGAAAGTTCCGCTTCACATACTTCACGCCCGATTCCACTTTGCCTTTGGTCTGCGCCCGGTAGGGCCGACACACGCGGGGCTCAAAGCCCCAATAGTCGGCAAAGGCTTTGAACGTGGGATTCCAGAGGCGTCGGCCGGTCTCATCCGCATAGCACACGGTGCGCGGACGATCATAGAGATGCTCGCGGGTGTGCCCGCCGAAATGGGCAAAGGCCCGTTCATGGGCCTCCAGAAATTGCGCCAGGCGCTCATCGGCACACGCGTGATAGAAGCCGCGGCGACTGAACCCTAAGGTGAGCACGAACACGTGCACCACGACGGGACCGGTGCGGAAGGGCACGGTGGCCTGGCCCCAATCAATCTGACTTTGCTGCCCCGGCGGGGTCTCAAAGCGGAGGAGGGCCCGCTCCGCTTGCAGCTGGACCTCGCGCAGCGGCGCCACACACCGCTTCACCGTCTCATAACTGCCGGTGTAGCTCCGGCTCGCCCGCAGTTCCTGGTAGAGAATCCGCGCCGAGTACCCCACCTGCGGGGCGCGGGTCCGCACAAAGTCGGCATGGGCGGTGAGCAGCGTCTCCGCCACCGCTGCCCGGCGATAGGGGTGCCACGTCGTCTGCCGCAGACTGCGCCGGACCGTCTTGCGATCCAGATCCAACCGCCGCCCAATCGCTGAAATGGACACCCGCTCCTCGTGAAACAACCGTCGAATCTCCGCCCATCGCTCCTGATCCACCATGCATGCCTCCCCAGATTGGTCCCCCTGGGCACGCATGATCGCCGACGCTCCCGTCTCGTCAAGTCCCATCTCCCTCCTCCTTCAGTTAGGAGGGTGGGGAAAATTCAATGACCACACCTGGGGATTATTGGATGACCGCTGACACCTGAACCTCACACCACAGGATGAAATGTCCACGATCGCACCGTCCGACAGCGCCTCCT
The DNA window shown above is from Nitrospira tepida and carries:
- the glyA gene encoding serine hydroxymethyltransferase, producing the protein MSDAIGTLEALKATDLDVYEAIQAEEQRQREKLLLIASENFASPAVLAAQGCLMTNKYAEGYPGKRYYGGCQHVDAVETLAIERAKQIFGAEHVNVQPHSGSQANMAAYLAVLKPGDAILGMDLAQGGHLTHGSKVNFSGILFQAFSYGVDRDTEQIDYDVVQKRAEECRPKMIVVGASAYSRIIDFPRFQQIAKSVGAYLMVDIAHIAGLIAAGLHPNPVPYADFVTTTTHKTLRGPRAGMILCKAEHAKAIDKIVFPGLQGGPLMHVIAAKAVALKEALSPSFKAYQQQVIANAKALAEGLLARGYKVVSGGTDNHLMLVNLTNKGVTGKEAEAALDAAGIIVNKNAVPYDEKPPATASGIRLGTPTVSTRGMRESDMRQIVDFIDRVIQRPQDQALQQQIRAEAKSLCTKFPIFHQY
- the rplI gene encoding 50S ribosomal protein L9, coding for MKVILQETLEGIGNLGDVLDVTDGFARNFLLPRRKAVEASTRNVKEFEHAKRVAAERAQKERLEIEAHAKKISAVSLTIPVQVGKDDKLFGSVTNKDIADGLAAQGFTVDRRKVQLAHPIKELGTHTVAIKLPREVTAAVAVHVVKQQEEAPAEAAQATS
- a CDS encoding AAA domain-containing protein, producing MSILTSIEQSAAKLKAWRHSPDAARFDAPIEALHFQRQATVGTLHLYRADLPPGATLLDDVPVTIVLPEGMEPTEGLVLAQEGSQALIQIVDDLGAQQASATIVPDSSAFVDAAARRLADILAKSAAYTLGPAERLTGLLEGDPAQAAQTMRAAGTSVLTTLWADNLAERRSRLATLLVELVRANKRVLLISPDHRMSDDMTASLAKSLKAAGLTYKTYLTRYEVAVERERLGIQLTELGFEAQMHQFFAKSRADKAALRRKYERFRELTPILAYKAQKQQELDEVRLLEWRLMTQLTECRTKIAEIDQIVAQYEALPIWKRLAMQSVGKNVESLAEYRQIYDQQTVGLKKELDIAKARIDELAPEAAVPRDMRPEYEELKEEVVRLGGTKKIRELLAAEEGTNRQAFVQNKRIVATTAGRVLSDPLFARVRFDVLVVDEAPQIPAAFVLGAAAITRDRIVLSGELRDFALTGAWDLNRELSLVRPDRASSAAVGH
- a CDS encoding tyrosine-type recombinase/integrase, encoding MRGHITQRHDGSYYLVLDLGRRIDPKTGLLKRKQKWVTFRGTKQAAENKLTELLQKVNTGQVIEPSKLTLGQWLDEWLQMAIKPPHKRQRTYETYSSVVTNHLKPKIGNIRLADLRASHLQQYYDHSPLKKATLQVHHAILYSALKAATKQDLVPRNVADLVIGKPRAKHDRKEVMEHCWDEQEAKRFLDVAKEAGTQAAAFYALALDSGARKAELCGLKWSDLDVQTGMLSIVRQLVKPGPEPIFGPPKNGQPRTIQLSPGTIALLRKHKVEQAKGRLELGTAYKDHGLMFAKAFGQPLQMNNLGQREYQMILKQAGVKKIKFHGLRHTCATLLFNQGTPLKVVSERLGHKDTSITLDVYAHVQPSMQEAAAAALETVLHG
- the istB gene encoding IS21-like element helper ATPase IstB; this translates as MNPAQLERLREQLTRLRLLKSRERLDALLQEAAAKDLSYADFLDQVLSEEVTAKAEKNITMRTSLARFPFVKSLEVFDFAYQPSLDKKQIQQVATCHFIEHGENLVILGPPGVGKSHLAIGLGLKAIERGYRVLFTTAAAMIATLTRALTENRLEDKLKLYTIPRLLIIDEIGYLPIDRTGANLFFQLISRRYEKGPMILTSNQSFGAWGEVFGDRVLATAILDRVLHHAITINIRGHSYRLKEKLKAGLVRVEEAATTT
- the istA gene encoding IS21 family transposase, with product MGLDETGASAIMRAQGDQSGEACMVDQERWAEIRRLFHEERVSISAIGRRLDLDRKTVRRSLRQTTWHPYRRAAVAETLLTAHADFVRTRAPQVGYSARILYQELRASRSYTGSYETVKRCVAPLREVQLQAERALLRFETPPGQQSQIDWGQATVPFRTGPVVVHVFVLTLGFSRRGFYHACADERLAQFLEAHERAFAHFGGHTREHLYDRPRTVCYADETGRRLWNPTFKAFADYWGFEPRVCRPYRAQTKGKVESGVKYVKRNFLPGRTFVDVVDFQAQLDEWNVTIADQRLHGTTHERPIARFEREREHLVPLAGQRGFQQEARVSRIVAEDYLVSFDTNRYSVPFRLIGQRVEAQRRGDTIHIFHRDREVATHPVLPGRHQFRILPEHGPGASARIARQRRSTLSELATHPGAVPEVEVRDLACYEAVCGSAAAHEVQP